One window of the Endomicrobium proavitum genome contains the following:
- a CDS encoding complex I subunit 5 family protein — MDASSIYFILIPVLASLVLFCIPKKFEGVNKALFVAAAIFNIAAVLVFFGKDIAANFPWAAFGFSFSILTSSLKEILLIISAVFALLTAIFTICNPQGTSKVKLFNASVLLALGFANGAVLTNSLVFLLIFIEALAIPFILMILSSDNDNKKLAVKAFVITAVADLFLMLGIGIVYALSKTVQISDISLALSGGQAKAAFIFMVIGAAGKLGAMPFHSWMPEAAEKTSVGFLVFMATAVEKVLGIYILYVAIKIFNVAPGAVAWQLLAAVALGALVAALLSNSQNSFKKMLIYTSISQGGFMMLAMLTAVPVAIAGAVFHLLAHTVYKSALFFGAGILEESKSETVSYKNNVYIFICFTLAVASFIGVPLFAAFYSKELVYEGAFAAGIVWYAALVLVTFFCSSAVLNWFGKIFFNNNSETKQYSVTSMIAALTASFLCLLLGVFSNIPEHVIGKAVPFTQEHSGVLIFAVSISALLIVVVNFIIGSVKNNGLGFVSPIVKYLGINKLDETQKADPYELAISFYKKFAAASFNFDKLLNKVYDVVIPSAALKTAAALKNIHNGDTTRYILWVLAAIVVAVIFFVFS, encoded by the coding sequence ATGGATGCGTCCTCTATATACTTCATCTTAATACCTGTTTTAGCTTCGCTTGTTTTGTTTTGCATTCCTAAGAAATTTGAGGGTGTAAACAAAGCGTTGTTTGTTGCCGCGGCAATTTTCAACATTGCGGCAGTCTTGGTTTTCTTCGGAAAAGATATTGCGGCAAACTTTCCGTGGGCGGCGTTTGGCTTTTCTTTTTCAATTTTAACTTCTTCTTTGAAAGAAATACTGCTTATAATATCGGCGGTTTTTGCGCTGCTTACGGCAATTTTTACAATTTGCAACCCGCAGGGAACTTCCAAAGTAAAGCTTTTTAACGCTTCCGTTCTTTTGGCGCTGGGCTTTGCAAACGGCGCTGTGCTTACAAATAGTTTGGTATTTCTTTTAATATTTATAGAAGCTCTTGCCATACCTTTTATTTTGATGATATTGTCGTCGGACAACGACAATAAAAAACTTGCGGTTAAAGCTTTTGTTATAACTGCCGTTGCCGATTTGTTTTTAATGCTTGGCATAGGCATAGTTTACGCTCTTTCAAAAACCGTCCAAATTTCCGATATTTCTCTTGCGCTTTCCGGCGGACAGGCAAAAGCCGCTTTTATTTTTATGGTTATAGGCGCCGCTGGAAAACTTGGCGCTATGCCGTTTCACAGCTGGATGCCCGAAGCCGCCGAAAAAACTTCTGTAGGCTTTTTAGTGTTTATGGCTACGGCGGTTGAAAAAGTTTTGGGCATATACATATTATATGTAGCAATTAAAATTTTTAACGTTGCTCCCGGAGCGGTTGCGTGGCAGCTTCTTGCGGCAGTTGCGCTTGGCGCGTTGGTTGCGGCGCTTTTGTCAAACTCTCAAAACTCTTTCAAAAAAATGTTGATATACACAAGCATAAGCCAGGGCGGGTTTATGATGCTTGCTATGCTTACGGCTGTTCCTGTTGCAATTGCCGGAGCCGTGTTTCATCTTTTGGCTCATACGGTTTATAAATCAGCGTTATTTTTCGGCGCGGGAATTCTTGAAGAAAGCAAATCGGAAACCGTTTCTTATAAAAACAACGTTTATATTTTTATTTGTTTTACTCTTGCGGTTGCGTCTTTTATAGGCGTTCCTCTTTTTGCGGCGTTTTATTCAAAAGAACTTGTTTACGAAGGCGCGTTTGCCGCGGGAATAGTTTGGTATGCGGCTCTTGTTTTGGTAACTTTTTTCTGTTCAAGCGCGGTGTTGAACTGGTTTGGAAAAATATTCTTTAACAATAATTCCGAAACAAAACAATACTCCGTAACTTCAATGATTGCGGCTTTAACTGCGTCGTTTTTGTGTCTTTTGCTTGGAGTGTTTTCAAATATTCCCGAGCATGTTATAGGGAAAGCCGTTCCTTTTACCCAAGAACATTCGGGAGTTTTAATTTTTGCGGTTTCAATAAGCGCTCTTTTAATTGTTGTTGTAAACTTTATTATAGGCAGCGTTAAAAATAACGGGCTCGGCTTTGTTTCGCCTATAGTAAAATATCTCGGGATAAATAAATTAGACGAAACGCAAAAGGCAGACCCTTACGAATTGGCAATTAGCTTTTACAAAAAATTTGCCGCGGCGTCTTTTAATTTTGACAAACTGCTTAACAAAGTTTACGATGTGGTTATACCTTCCGCGGCGCTAAAAACCGCGGCGGCGTTAAAAAATATTCACAACGGCGATACGACGCGTTATATTTTGTGGGTTCTTGCGGCTATTGTTGTTGCCGTTATATTTTTTGTGTTTTCTTGA
- a CDS encoding NADH-quinone oxidoreductase subunit L — translation MTNKIILALIIALPIFGSCLLPVAGRISATFRNILALSLAIFVFALGLFIAPSVFSGNIIEIGYNLPFGFNFLLKADAFALFCALASSFVSAIIVFYSFEYIKPYKNQNEYYFIVLLFLGSMMGIIFSANLILLYMFWEMTALASWRLIGFFRKDDFVRRANKAFLVTAGGAFLMLIGFFVVYSQAGSFDYKAIHAAIPAGNVKNLAVILILCGIFAKSATFPFHTWLADAGVAPSPVTALLHAAVLVKIGVYVYARLFTNIIAPSEEIRTVIFIIIALSALLSGGAALIEKDIKRIIAFSTVSQLAFIFLGFVVGTPLAFGASMLYILMHSSAKAGLFLSAGIIEHETHTKDTSQMGGLFKVIPITAVGFLLCMASIIGIPPMGGFFSKFFVITGAAAAGYYAVALVFVLAATLTILYMVRVYYKVFLAAPVNAIVASGHKSSFWSPMNLSISILAFISLVCGLGFGWFTRIAELASKQMFGII, via the coding sequence ATGACAAATAAAATTATATTGGCGCTTATCATTGCTCTTCCAATATTCGGTTCTTGTCTTCTGCCTGTAGCAGGCAGAATTTCGGCAACATTTAGAAATATACTCGCATTGTCCCTTGCAATATTTGTTTTTGCACTGGGACTTTTTATTGCCCCGTCGGTTTTTTCCGGCAATATTATAGAAATAGGATATAACCTTCCTTTCGGTTTTAATTTCCTTTTGAAAGCCGACGCTTTTGCGCTGTTTTGCGCTTTGGCATCTTCTTTTGTCAGCGCAATTATAGTTTTCTACTCGTTTGAATACATTAAACCATACAAAAATCAAAATGAATACTACTTTATAGTTCTTCTTTTCCTCGGCTCTATGATGGGTATAATTTTTTCCGCAAATCTTATACTATTATATATGTTCTGGGAAATGACGGCTCTTGCCTCGTGGAGGCTTATCGGGTTTTTTAGAAAAGATGATTTTGTTCGCCGCGCAAACAAAGCTTTTTTGGTTACCGCCGGCGGAGCTTTCTTAATGCTTATAGGATTTTTTGTAGTTTATTCGCAGGCAGGAAGTTTTGATTATAAAGCTATTCATGCCGCAATACCTGCCGGAAACGTTAAAAATCTTGCGGTTATTTTAATTTTGTGCGGTATATTTGCAAAGTCCGCAACGTTTCCTTTTCATACGTGGCTTGCGGATGCAGGCGTTGCGCCGTCTCCGGTAACAGCTCTTCTTCACGCCGCTGTTTTGGTGAAAATAGGCGTTTACGTTTATGCCAGACTTTTTACAAATATAATTGCGCCGTCCGAAGAAATCAGGACGGTTATTTTTATAATTATAGCTTTAAGCGCTTTGCTTTCGGGCGGCGCCGCTTTAATTGAAAAAGATATAAAAAGAATTATCGCTTTTTCAACGGTAAGCCAGCTTGCGTTTATATTTTTAGGTTTTGTCGTGGGAACGCCCTTGGCGTTTGGCGCGTCAATGCTTTATATTTTAATGCATTCAAGCGCAAAAGCCGGACTGTTTTTAAGCGCGGGAATTATAGAACACGAAACCCACACAAAAGACACGTCTCAAATGGGCGGACTTTTTAAAGTTATTCCTATAACCGCGGTTGGTTTTCTTTTGTGCATGGCATCTATTATAGGTATTCCTCCCATGGGCGGTTTTTTCAGCAAATTTTTTGTAATAACGGGCGCGGCGGCGGCTGGCTACTACGCAGTGGCTCTGGTTTTTGTTTTAGCGGCTACGCTTACAATATTGTATATGGTCAGAGTTTATTATAAAGTATTTTTGGCAGCCCCTGTAAATGCAATCGTCGCAAGCGGGCATAAATCAAGTTTTTGGTCTCCTATGAATTTAAGCATTTCAATACTTGCTTTTATTTCTCTTGTGTGCGGTTTAGGCTTTGGCTGGTTTACGCGCATTGCGGAACTTGCCTCAAAACAAATGTTTGGAATAATTTAA
- a CDS encoding hydrogenase 3 maturation endopeptidase HyCI — MEDIKKVLKEFLRGAGSVVFLAIGSELRADDAAGIECAKELLKNKLPENFKVLLGFTAPENLTGEIRKAKPTHLIICDAANSGLSAGKTSVIETESIDGAAFSTHMMPMNVFINYISQSSPLKTLILGIQPKTLDFGAEISKEVKKSAQNLAVVILETLS, encoded by the coding sequence ATGGAAGATATAAAAAAAGTTCTTAAAGAGTTTTTACGCGGCGCCGGCAGCGTTGTGTTTCTTGCTATAGGCTCGGAGCTTCGCGCCGACGACGCCGCTGGTATTGAATGCGCGAAAGAACTTTTAAAAAATAAGCTTCCCGAAAACTTTAAAGTGTTGTTAGGTTTTACCGCTCCCGAAAATTTAACGGGCGAAATTAGAAAAGCAAAACCCACGCATTTAATAATTTGCGATGCCGCAAATTCAGGCTTATCCGCCGGCAAAACAAGCGTTATAGAAACAGAATCTATTGACGGCGCGGCATTTTCAACCCATATGATGCCCATGAACGTTTTCATAAATTACATATCGCAAAGCTCTCCGTTAAAAACCCTCATTTTAGGCATTCAGCCCAAAACCTTAGATTTCGGCGCGGAAATCTCAAAAGAAGTAAAAAAATCCGCGCAAAATCTTGCTGTTGTAATACTTGAAACATTATCTTAA
- a CDS encoding complex I subunit 5 family protein, whose amino-acid sequence MTISLILIPILLVFALNIPRVSGKTAYYAALAFFAWQLASVFFPCLGSQQFAGLAGKFFSFNIAADGISEIMIVSASVVAFVSLMTSKVFSTSDGKLFSLSNLMLLCIAGINGLVFAKDAFTMYVFIEVIAVASYIMISLDKKVGALEGGFKYLIISSIATVMMLFSVALFFLAAGGTGFAEISAAVKDYGSNGIVLIAIILFMCGLLIKGGLVPFHSWLSGAYSQAPAGVSVFLGGIITKTTGVFTLIRFLDSVTGFNGEIKTVLLITGALSVVGGALIAIVQKDFKRVLAYSSISQVGYIVLALGAGTALGVAAALFHIFNHAIFKSLLFVNSASVEKQTGRLDVDSFGGLGYKMPITSTTTAIAFLSASGIPPFSGFWSKLLIVLALWSAGYQGFAVLAVLASLLTMAYFVTLQKKVFFGELSPSLENVSEAPKSLTVPAIILGGITIAVGLLFPLVLKYFILPAAGL is encoded by the coding sequence ATGACGATATCTCTTATTTTAATTCCAATCTTGCTTGTATTTGCGCTTAATATTCCGCGCGTTAGCGGAAAAACCGCCTATTATGCGGCGCTTGCGTTTTTTGCGTGGCAGCTTGCGTCGGTATTTTTTCCGTGCTTGGGTTCGCAGCAGTTTGCCGGTTTGGCGGGTAAATTTTTCTCATTTAATATTGCGGCCGACGGCATATCTGAAATAATGATAGTGTCGGCGTCAGTTGTAGCTTTTGTTTCTCTTATGACGTCTAAAGTTTTTTCAACTTCAGACGGCAAATTGTTTTCTCTGTCAAATTTAATGCTTCTTTGCATTGCCGGTATTAACGGGCTTGTTTTTGCAAAAGACGCGTTTACAATGTATGTTTTTATAGAAGTTATCGCCGTGGCGTCTTACATAATGATTTCGCTTGATAAAAAAGTCGGCGCGCTTGAAGGCGGTTTTAAATATCTTATTATTTCTTCAATAGCTACGGTTATGATGCTTTTTTCCGTGGCTTTGTTTTTTCTTGCGGCGGGCGGAACCGGCTTTGCGGAAATTTCCGCGGCTGTAAAAGATTACGGTTCAAACGGAATAGTTTTAATTGCAATAATACTTTTTATGTGCGGGCTTTTAATAAAAGGCGGGCTTGTTCCTTTCCACTCGTGGCTTTCAGGCGCGTATTCGCAGGCGCCCGCGGGAGTTTCGGTATTCTTGGGCGGAATAATTACAAAAACAACGGGCGTGTTTACGCTTATAAGATTTTTAGATTCCGTAACCGGTTTTAACGGCGAAATAAAAACCGTTCTTCTTATAACGGGAGCTTTATCTGTTGTGGGCGGCGCGCTTATAGCTATAGTTCAAAAAGATTTCAAAAGAGTTCTTGCGTATTCAAGTATCAGTCAGGTAGGTTATATAGTTTTGGCGCTCGGCGCGGGCACTGCGCTTGGCGTTGCCGCCGCATTGTTTCATATTTTTAATCACGCTATTTTTAAATCGTTATTGTTTGTTAACTCCGCCTCGGTTGAAAAACAAACCGGCAGGCTTGACGTTGACTCTTTCGGCGGGCTTGGATACAAAATGCCGATAACTTCTACGACAACCGCTATTGCATTTTTATCTGCTTCCGGAATTCCTCCGTTTTCGGGTTTTTGGAGCAAACTGTTAATTGTGCTTGCTTTGTGGAGCGCGGGTTATCAGGGTTTTGCGGTTCTTGCGGTTTTGGCAAGTCTTCTTACAATGGCGTATTTTGTAACTTTACAGAAAAAAGTTTTTTTCGGCGAACTTTCGCCGTCGCTTGAAAACGTTTCGGAAGCTCCGAAATCTTTAACTGTGCCGGCAATAATTTTAGGCGGCATTACAATAGCCGTAGGTTTGTTGTTTCCGTTAGTTTTAAAATATTTTATACTGCCCGCCGCCGGACTTTAA
- a CDS encoding NADH-quinone oxidoreductase subunit B family protein: protein MIKAVKKLITWARLKSPWVIHFNTGACNACDIEIVAALTPTYDLERFGVLQKGTPRHADVLLCSGPVTMQLQDRLVRIYEQLPEPKFVVAVGTCACSGGVFEGCYSMLGGIDEAIPVNAYIPGCPASPDAIIDGVTKLLKSYEDAEKEKLKNKKGGTGGK from the coding sequence ATGATTAAAGCTGTTAAAAAGCTTATCACTTGGGCGCGTTTAAAATCTCCCTGGGTTATACATTTTAATACCGGCGCATGCAACGCTTGCGACATAGAAATAGTTGCGGCTCTTACGCCCACTTACGATTTGGAAAGGTTTGGAGTTTTGCAGAAAGGAACTCCAAGACACGCAGACGTTTTGTTGTGTTCCGGCCCCGTTACAATGCAGCTTCAGGACAGGCTTGTAAGAATTTACGAGCAGCTTCCCGAACCTAAATTTGTTGTGGCTGTAGGTACGTGCGCGTGCAGCGGCGGAGTTTTTGAAGGCTGTTACAGCATGCTTGGCGGAATAGACGAAGCAATTCCCGTTAACGCGTATATCCCCGGATGTCCGGCAAGCCCCGATGCAATTATAGACGGAGTTACAAAACTTTTAAAAAGTTACGAAGACGCCGAAAAGGAAAAATTAAAAAATAAAAAAGGGGGAACCGGTGGAAAATAA
- a CDS encoding NADH-quinone oxidoreductase subunit NuoK, protein MNTESLLLFKLYIISAPVLFVIGIYAIMVTRNIISIIIGLEIMTKGVTILLAAAGYFNGRPQLAEPLIITMIVVEVVVLTISAGYIINISKKHNSLDVENIKKLKG, encoded by the coding sequence GTGAACACGGAATCTCTTCTTCTTTTTAAACTTTATATTATAAGCGCGCCCGTGCTTTTTGTAATAGGCATATACGCAATTATGGTTACAAGAAATATTATTTCAATTATAATAGGTCTTGAAATCATGACAAAAGGCGTAACTATTTTGCTTGCCGCCGCGGGTTATTTTAACGGCAGACCCCAGCTTGCGGAACCTTTAATTATAACCATGATAGTAGTTGAAGTTGTTGTGCTTACAATTTCTGCGGGATACATAATAAATATTTCAAAAAAACATAATTCTTTAGACGTTGAAAATATTAAAAAACTGAAAGGTTAA
- a CDS encoding complex I subunit 1 family protein, which produces MTLYLLHTLFYIFIFPGLLFLLVLSLAAEYVDRKLYARMQTRVGPPWFQPFADLIKLLSKELIIPENADKFIFKTLPLAACTAAATAFLFIPAWTPKSLFSFNGDIVAVFYILTIPTLTYALGGWYSRSLYSLIGATRVLTQLFSYEVPLMMAVLAPGILAGSWTFSEVISFYSAHGWLFLVNIIGLAVAIVAVQGKLEKVPFDIPEAETEIVGGAFTEYTGPLYAYFRLAMNIQTISAAALISAVFLPFGYNLVLWQGLLVFLAKVLAIIIILAIGRTIFARIRMDQMVKFCWKYLTPFALLQILINIILKTAVK; this is translated from the coding sequence ATGACTTTGTATTTACTGCACACATTATTCTATATTTTCATTTTCCCGGGACTTTTATTTTTGCTGGTATTGTCTCTGGCGGCGGAATATGTTGACAGAAAACTCTATGCAAGAATGCAGACAAGAGTAGGTCCTCCGTGGTTTCAGCCTTTCGCGGATTTAATAAAACTTTTATCCAAAGAACTTATAATTCCCGAGAACGCCGACAAATTTATTTTTAAAACGCTTCCTCTTGCGGCGTGTACGGCGGCGGCAACGGCATTTTTATTTATTCCGGCGTGGACTCCAAAATCTTTATTTTCTTTTAACGGCGATATAGTTGCGGTGTTTTACATATTAACTATTCCTACGCTCACTTACGCTTTGGGCGGCTGGTATTCTCGCTCGCTGTATTCGCTTATCGGCGCAACGCGCGTTTTAACTCAATTGTTTTCTTACGAAGTTCCTCTTATGATGGCGGTTTTAGCTCCGGGAATTTTAGCGGGCTCGTGGACGTTTTCAGAAGTAATAAGTTTTTACTCGGCGCACGGCTGGCTGTTTTTGGTAAATATTATAGGGCTTGCGGTGGCAATTGTTGCGGTTCAAGGAAAGCTTGAAAAAGTTCCTTTTGATATTCCTGAAGCTGAAACGGAAATTGTCGGCGGCGCGTTTACGGAATATACAGGACCGTTATACGCTTATTTCAGACTTGCAATGAACATTCAAACCATATCTGCCGCCGCGCTTATATCTGCGGTGTTTTTGCCGTTCGGGTATAATCTTGTTTTGTGGCAGGGGTTGCTTGTGTTCTTGGCAAAAGTTTTGGCTATTATTATAATTCTTGCAATAGGCAGAACAATTTTTGCAAGAATAAGAATGGATCAAATGGTAAAATTCTGCTGGAAATATCTTACTCCTTTTGCGCTTTTGCAGATTTTAATAAATATAATTCTTAAAACGGCGGTCAAATGA
- a CDS encoding NADH-quinone oxidoreductase subunit C, translated as MENNLPIVEKIAAKYPDLKDAIRVQREQRIWIKVPYVNFRKFLEFAASQLKQDIFCMLTGLDDKENFSFIYHMADVAGVMLNIETSVPKTNAVIDTITDIYPAAELQEREVVDLFGVKVNGLGAGPRYPLSDNWPDGQYPMRKDWTADKIEKKIYKATPLKEDCNG; from the coding sequence GTGGAAAATAATCTCCCGATTGTTGAAAAAATAGCCGCAAAATATCCGGATTTAAAAGACGCAATACGCGTGCAAAGAGAGCAGAGAATTTGGATAAAAGTTCCGTATGTAAACTTTAGAAAATTTTTAGAGTTTGCCGCAAGCCAATTAAAACAGGATATTTTCTGCATGCTTACCGGTCTTGACGATAAAGAGAATTTTTCTTTTATTTATCACATGGCGGACGTTGCAGGAGTTATGCTTAATATAGAAACATCCGTTCCTAAAACAAACGCTGTTATAGACACAATTACCGATATATATCCTGCGGCAGAGCTGCAGGAAAGAGAAGTTGTTGATTTATTCGGAGTTAAAGTTAACGGTCTTGGCGCAGGTCCAAGATATCCTTTATCGGATAACTGGCCTGACGGGCAGTATCCTATGAGAAAAGATTGGACGGCGGACAAAATAGAGAAAAAAATTTATAAAGCAACTCCTCTTAAGGAGGATTGCAATGGCTAA
- a CDS encoding nickel-dependent hydrogenase large subunit, producing MAKKLIIPVGPQHPALKEPASFDVTLAGEQVESILVKVGYNHRGIEKACEQKTYLNDMYLLERVCGICSHSHSTCYLQAVEEIAGLQVPLRAKYIRSIIGEMERIHSHLLWVGVAAHEIGFDTLLMYTWRDREVVMDLLALLTGNRVNYGVNVLGGVRKDISDEEKDQILKAMDVLEERTKYYAQVVTQEITIKKRLSKVGYLSPEDAVKMGAVGPTGRASGIARDVRAEEKYAAYGEADFKVITDNNCDVYARALVRVGELMEAYSIIRQLVKKLPATPLKVPAPLRIPAGEAISRYEAPRGEDLHYVRANGTDKPERVKLRAPTLANVQAVSTMLEKGYLADVTIVIAAIDPCFSCTDRMILSLNDKNSKNSQVSWKQLREESILWYKKNRGVDFSKVKLEIK from the coding sequence ATGGCTAAAAAATTAATTATTCCCGTAGGGCCGCAGCATCCCGCGTTAAAAGAGCCGGCGAGTTTTGACGTAACTCTTGCGGGCGAGCAGGTTGAAAGCATTTTGGTAAAAGTAGGATACAATCACAGAGGCATAGAAAAAGCCTGCGAGCAGAAAACTTATCTCAACGATATGTATCTTTTGGAAAGAGTCTGCGGAATATGTTCGCATTCTCATTCAACGTGTTATTTGCAGGCGGTGGAAGAAATCGCGGGGCTTCAAGTGCCTTTGCGCGCAAAATATATACGTTCAATTATCGGCGAGATGGAAAGAATTCACAGCCATCTTTTGTGGGTTGGCGTAGCCGCTCACGAAATAGGTTTTGACACTCTTCTTATGTACACGTGGAGAGACAGAGAAGTCGTAATGGATTTGCTTGCGCTTCTTACGGGCAACAGAGTAAATTACGGAGTTAACGTTTTAGGCGGCGTGCGCAAAGATATTTCCGACGAAGAAAAAGATCAAATTTTAAAAGCAATGGACGTTTTGGAAGAAAGAACAAAATATTACGCTCAGGTTGTTACGCAGGAAATTACAATAAAAAAGAGACTTTCAAAAGTAGGATATTTATCTCCTGAAGATGCGGTGAAAATGGGCGCGGTAGGGCCTACCGGCAGAGCTTCGGGAATTGCAAGAGACGTGCGCGCGGAAGAAAAATACGCGGCATACGGCGAGGCTGATTTTAAAGTTATTACGGATAATAATTGCGACGTTTACGCAAGAGCGCTTGTGCGCGTAGGCGAGCTTATGGAAGCTTACTCAATAATAAGACAGCTTGTTAAAAAACTTCCGGCAACGCCTTTGAAAGTTCCTGCTCCGTTAAGAATTCCCGCGGGAGAAGCTATTTCAAGATATGAAGCGCCTCGCGGCGAAGATTTGCATTATGTTCGCGCAAACGGAACCGATAAACCCGAAAGAGTAAAACTTAGAGCCCCCACTCTTGCAAACGTTCAGGCAGTTTCAACAATGTTGGAAAAAGGATATCTTGCCGACGTTACTATAGTTATAGCGGCAATAGATCCGTGTTTTTCGTGCACGGACAGAATGATACTTTCGTTAAACGATAAAAACAGCAAAAATTCTCAAGTGTCATGGAAACAATTAAGAGAAGAAAGCATACTGTGGTATAAGAAAAACCGCGGCGTAGATTTTTCAAAAGTTAAGCTGGAAATAAAATAG
- the ndhC gene encoding NADH-quinone oxidoreductase subunit A, protein MNFYALIILPPIVFAVVFAFMFLLARATNKIAFKNPLNPNGKLKAYACGEDVKEHRLKPEYSEFFPVAFFFTIMHVITLLLASTPADMKTSIGITALFVAVAYISILIIFRRERND, encoded by the coding sequence ATGAATTTTTACGCTTTAATTATTTTGCCTCCTATAGTGTTCGCCGTTGTGTTTGCGTTTATGTTTTTGCTTGCGCGCGCGACAAATAAAATAGCTTTTAAAAATCCGTTAAACCCAAACGGCAAGCTTAAAGCTTACGCGTGCGGCGAAGATGTTAAAGAGCACAGATTAAAACCGGAATATTCCGAGTTTTTCCCCGTGGCGTTTTTCTTTACGATAATGCACGTTATAACTCTTTTGCTTGCCTCTACGCCTGCAGACATGAAAACTTCTATCGGCATAACGGCTTTGTTTGTAGCTGTTGCTTATATAAGTATTTTGATAATTTTCAGGAGAGAAAGAAATGATTAA
- a CDS encoding 4Fe-4S binding protein, whose amino-acid sequence MNSIGSVLLEVIKSLFKKPATSNYPKTKREIHNSYAGMISFEQDKCIGCSLCVRNCPANAIKITKLADKIFSCELSLANCIFCSQCVFSCPKKALCTTDNFELAQIDKSKLTVKLEELAFVKQSEANIFADTANNPAENAQLK is encoded by the coding sequence ATGAACAGCATAGGTTCCGTACTTCTTGAAGTCATAAAGTCTCTTTTTAAAAAACCGGCTACGTCAAATTATCCCAAAACAAAAAGAGAAATACATAACAGCTATGCCGGAATGATTTCTTTTGAACAGGACAAATGCATAGGCTGCTCGCTGTGCGTGCGCAATTGTCCGGCAAACGCCATAAAAATTACAAAACTTGCCGATAAAATTTTTAGCTGCGAATTGTCTCTTGCAAACTGCATATTTTGTTCGCAGTGCGTTTTTTCATGCCCCAAAAAAGCTCTTTGCACTACGGACAATTTTGAGCTTGCCCAAATTGACAAATCAAAACTTACCGTAAAACTTGAAGAACTTGCTTTCGTAAAACAAAGCGAAGCAAATATTTTTGCCGATACCGCTAACAATCCCGCTGAAAACGCGCAGCTTAAATAA